The Streptomyces sp. NBC_00459 DNA segment CCACGGAGGAGCAGACCGACGTTCTCGCCCGCCTGGCCCTCGTCGAGCAGCTTGCGGAACATCTCGATGCCGGTGACCGTGGTGGTGGTCTTCTCCTGCTTGATGCCGATGATGTCAACGGTCTCGTTGACCTTCAGGACACCACGCTCGATACGGCCGGTGACGACCGTACCGCGACCGGTGATCGTGAAGACGTCCTCGACGGGCATGAGGAACGGCTTGTCGACGTCACGCTCGGGGGTCGGGATCGCCTCGTCGACAGCAGCCATGAGGTCGAGAACCGACTTGCCCCACTCGGCGTCGCCCTCGAGCGCCTTGAGCGCCGAGACCTTGACGACCGGCAGGTCGTCGCCCGGGAACTCGTACTCGGAGAGGAGCTCACGAACCTCGAGCTCGACGAGCTCCAGGATCTCCTCGTCGTCCACCATGTCGGCCTTGTTCAGCGCGACGACGATGTACGGCACGCCGACCTGGCGGGCCAGGAGCACGTGCTCCTTGGTCTGCGGCATCGGGCCGTCGGTGGCGGCCACGACCAGGATCGCGCCGTCCATCTGGGCGGCACCGGTGATCATGTTCTTGATGTAGTCCGCGTGACCCGGGCAGTCGACGTGGGCGTAGTGACGACCCTCCGTCTGGTACTCGACGTGCGCGATCGAGATCGTGATACCGCGCTGACGCTCTTCAGGAGCCTTGTCGATCTGGTCGAAGGCCGAGGCCTCGTTCAGGTCGGGGTACTTGTCGTGCAGCACCTTGGTAATGGCGGCCGTGAGGGTCGTCTTACCGTGGTCGATGTGACCGATGGTGCCGATGTTGACGTGCGGCTTAGTCCGCTCGAACTTTGCCTTCGCCACTGGGGTCCTCCTGCGGAGTGGTTCTGGTACGCCTTACTCATCGGCGCCAGGTGATCTTTGCTGGGATGCCGCCCGCCGGGGTCTGCCCTCCCGGGTTTTCCCCGGCGGTCGGTGTCAAGCCTAAAGCGTGTAAACGGGGTGTGTTACTCGCCCTTGGCCTTCGCGATGATCTCCTCGGCGACGTTCCTGGGAACCTCGGCGTAGGAGTCGAACTGCATCGAGTAGCTTGCGCGACCCGAGGTCTTGCTGCGGAGGTCACCGACGTAGCCGAACATCTCCGAGAGGGGCACAAGGCCCTTCACGACGCGGGCGCCGCTGCGCTCCTCCATGGCCTGGATCTGGCCACGGCGGGAGTTGAGGTCG contains these protein-coding regions:
- the tuf gene encoding elongation factor Tu, which encodes MAKAKFERTKPHVNIGTIGHIDHGKTTLTAAITKVLHDKYPDLNEASAFDQIDKAPEERQRGITISIAHVEYQTEGRHYAHVDCPGHADYIKNMITGAAQMDGAILVVAATDGPMPQTKEHVLLARQVGVPYIVVALNKADMVDDEEILELVELEVRELLSEYEFPGDDLPVVKVSALKALEGDAEWGKSVLDLMAAVDEAIPTPERDVDKPFLMPVEDVFTITGRGTVVTGRIERGVLKVNETVDIIGIKQEKTTTTVTGIEMFRKLLDEGQAGENVGLLLRGIKREDVERGQVIIKPGSVTPHTSFEAQAYILSKDEGGRHTPFFNNYRPQFYFRTTDVTGVVTLPEGTEMVMPGDNTEMSVELIQPIAMEEGLKFAIREGGRTVGAGQVIKINK